The Aureispira anguillae genome contains a region encoding:
- a CDS encoding cytochrome P450: protein MKKVLIAITTGFIWLLKPLKLFAYSTRFGFLKRLIIQFTTFLDFIFSFIHGQNEVMEVYQKIYKGNFIFGHGIMKTDFESTLHEIQQPSMRTNHFMGIPVVSGNEVFIVNSPLISLGEPYRRLAREHIDETIFTADFYDLTYDKIKETCAVPLQEWLEDKDPKNITTMRSVSTRMVILLCQGIPISKLDSEQVTAAYLKRFVQLSLFKNYFTLITGLLGTEKFIKKDAFYPLKKLGVSSTVIDATLFAAMFSIGTLFTRCIGDLKKHKIDYDSLTLEEKKKFIIEVVRLYPTVTTTHRIIESPEEVVVAGRTIELTEGDEIVYPFVCSNKDEKVFKCPHAIQLDRSEEDYDKVLSWSKGAHACPARDFSILVTLVMLDTLNQKVPLKTIDYKGAIL from the coding sequence ATGAAGAAAGTGTTGATCGCTATAACAACGGGCTTTATTTGGTTGTTAAAACCCTTAAAGTTATTTGCTTATTCTACTCGGTTTGGCTTCCTGAAACGCCTGATTATACAATTTACAACTTTTCTAGATTTTATTTTTTCATTTATTCATGGGCAGAATGAAGTCATGGAGGTGTATCAAAAAATATATAAGGGCAATTTTATTTTTGGGCATGGCATTATGAAAACGGATTTTGAGAGTACGCTCCATGAAATACAGCAACCTTCTATGCGTACCAATCACTTTATGGGAATTCCTGTGGTGTCTGGCAATGAGGTTTTTATCGTGAATTCTCCTTTGATTTCTTTGGGTGAGCCTTATAGAAGACTGGCTAGAGAACATATTGATGAGACGATATTTACAGCAGATTTTTATGATCTAACTTACGATAAAATTAAAGAAACATGCGCTGTACCTTTACAAGAGTGGTTGGAAGACAAAGATCCTAAAAATATTACGACCATGCGGAGTGTTTCTACTCGAATGGTTATTTTATTGTGCCAAGGGATACCCATTAGCAAATTAGATTCAGAACAGGTTACTGCTGCCTATCTGAAACGCTTTGTTCAATTATCGTTGTTTAAGAACTATTTTACCTTGATTACAGGACTTTTGGGGACAGAGAAGTTTATAAAAAAGGATGCTTTTTACCCACTAAAAAAGTTAGGGGTTTCTTCTACTGTGATTGATGCTACTTTATTTGCTGCTATGTTTAGTATAGGAACCTTGTTTACTCGTTGTATTGGCGACCTTAAAAAACACAAAATTGATTATGACAGCTTAACCTTAGAAGAAAAGAAAAAATTTATTATCGAGGTGGTTCGATTGTATCCTACAGTGACGACTACGCACCGAATTATAGAATCTCCTGAGGAAGTTGTAGTGGCTGGTAGAACGATAGAGCTAACAGAAGGGGATGAAATTGTCTATCCATTTGTCTGTTCTAATAAAGATGAAAAGGTCTTTAAATGCCCACATGCTATTCAGTTGGATCGCTCTGAAGAAGACTATGATAAGGTGTTGAGTTGGTCAAAAGGGGCGCATGCTTGCCCTGCTAGAGATTTTTCTATTTTGGTTACTTTGGTTATGTTAGATACCTTGAACCAAAAGGTGCCGCTTAAAACAATTGATTATAAGGGAGCGATTTTATAA
- a CDS encoding C40 family peptidase, which yields MQKSIINLVVFFVFTILLLTSCKSSSSAPNRSTSKVSAEMTLRKSLVKDAEKYKGIKYKYAGKDPKGFDCSGFTYYVCSKHQIKLSGSSSSQSKQGVEIPISKAQMGDLVFFGRHGRNGKIQHVGLVYKNDSNGLYMIHSSSKRGIVIDNVTTSKYWKPKLLFARRIIDLKNKS from the coding sequence ATGCAAAAATCCATCATTAATTTAGTTGTTTTTTTCGTTTTTACAATTTTACTGCTTACTTCCTGTAAATCTAGCAGTTCTGCACCAAATCGTTCGACTAGCAAAGTATCGGCAGAAATGACATTGCGCAAAAGCTTAGTCAAAGACGCTGAAAAATACAAGGGCATAAAATATAAATATGCAGGTAAAGATCCTAAAGGATTTGACTGCTCTGGTTTTACTTATTATGTTTGTTCTAAACATCAAATCAAACTATCAGGCAGTTCTTCTAGTCAATCCAAACAAGGAGTAGAAATCCCGATCAGCAAAGCTCAGATGGGAGATTTAGTATTTTTTGGTCGGCATGGTCGTAATGGAAAAATTCAGCATGTGGGATTGGTTTACAAAAATGATTCTAATGGTCTGTATATGATACATAGTAGTAGCAAACGAGGTATTGTCATAGACAATGTAACAACTTCTAAATACTGGAAACCAAAATTGCTTTTTGCACGGAGAATCATTGATCTAAAGAATAAATCATAG
- a CDS encoding lipoxygenase family protein, which yields MRKVKGRLVSTVRKDNEIKPIANASLQLWDLDLIENDFLTAGTTDEAGYFELEYDPNKGNKWNDIPDLVLRFLDREYSYDKMGQPVSNWFVVKNFHAGNNITAKVFDFGTLQVAFWEYEDTEGLNNVCFTPRVAIVDKKTPQAQRPGRTSEQIQVGLTHFIAHNKHTLVTKFSNHHPSNVEIEDDYELNRTRKIKEKSRSDDFLSDMVLNGFNPCNLKKGTKENTYFVDFKWDGLELDTRHFAPNTTANFKLINNKLKLESIALQKRLGGDNSAHAQYRKPKLYTPQDPEWGRIKRIFRCNYFLFGEVETHLSETHLNIEQYIIPIRRNLLNNPIARLLLPHFYGTTDVNMAANEILLSADGLVQKCSALTPKSVKKISRTAFGTLNWYGWKPRKPLCKGHSFAEIGQLYWKTLNRYVRKYVNANLSQIKQYWKEIRTMSEELVFHSLPYVPLSEQLYYDKNEINTSNKIHPYVNGKESAISPVTVTDSPEKKDINNIIQFCCYLIFHATFKHSWINDLQYEMGGEIEFATLGITDDISNMRVDESLVVPPEEAIEHPFITYILNYTEYGYIMRNEDDDVNPELVKYLVKNRTEFQKLGYDIRAMRSCINI from the coding sequence ATGAGAAAAGTAAAAGGAAGATTGGTATCAACTGTAAGAAAAGATAATGAAATAAAACCCATTGCTAATGCTTCACTCCAACTTTGGGATTTAGATCTTATTGAAAATGATTTTTTGACAGCAGGTACAACAGACGAAGCAGGTTATTTTGAATTGGAATACGATCCTAACAAAGGGAACAAATGGAATGATATCCCCGATTTGGTCTTGCGTTTTTTAGATCGTGAATATTCCTATGATAAAATGGGACAACCTGTCTCCAATTGGTTTGTCGTGAAAAACTTTCATGCAGGAAACAATATAACGGCTAAGGTATTTGATTTTGGCACACTTCAGGTCGCTTTTTGGGAATATGAAGATACAGAGGGGCTAAACAATGTTTGTTTTACGCCAAGAGTAGCGATTGTAGATAAAAAAACACCGCAAGCTCAACGCCCAGGGAGGACGAGCGAGCAAATTCAGGTAGGCTTGACGCATTTTATAGCACACAATAAACATACTTTAGTTACAAAATTTAGCAATCATCATCCTAGTAATGTAGAGATTGAGGATGATTATGAATTAAATAGGACTAGGAAAATCAAGGAGAAATCTAGAAGTGATGATTTTCTTAGTGATATGGTATTGAATGGTTTTAACCCTTGTAATCTAAAAAAGGGGACCAAAGAAAATACTTATTTTGTGGATTTTAAATGGGATGGTTTAGAACTAGATACAAGGCATTTTGCTCCCAATACGACCGCTAATTTTAAACTCATTAATAACAAACTAAAGCTAGAAAGTATTGCTTTGCAAAAGCGTTTAGGAGGGGACAATAGCGCTCATGCACAATACCGAAAACCTAAATTATATACTCCTCAAGACCCAGAGTGGGGGAGAATCAAAAGAATATTCCGTTGTAATTATTTCCTTTTTGGAGAAGTGGAAACGCACCTTTCAGAGACGCACTTGAATATTGAGCAATATATTATCCCTATTCGAAGAAATCTATTAAATAATCCTATTGCGAGGCTATTGCTGCCCCATTTTTATGGAACAACAGATGTAAATATGGCTGCCAATGAGATTTTGCTGTCGGCAGACGGTCTGGTGCAAAAGTGTTCTGCATTGACTCCAAAATCTGTCAAAAAAATTAGCCGCACTGCTTTTGGTACGCTCAATTGGTATGGTTGGAAACCTCGAAAACCGCTTTGCAAAGGGCATTCATTTGCCGAAATTGGTCAATTGTACTGGAAGACACTTAATCGTTATGTTCGTAAATATGTTAACGCCAACCTTTCTCAAATAAAGCAGTACTGGAAAGAAATAAGAACCATGTCAGAAGAACTAGTTTTTCATTCTTTGCCTTATGTCCCTTTGTCAGAACAACTTTATTATGACAAAAATGAAATTAATACCAGCAATAAAATTCATCCTTATGTCAATGGAAAAGAGTCCGCAATTTCGCCCGTTACGGTGACGGATAGCCCAGAAAAAAAAGACATCAACAACATCATTCAATTTTGTTGCTACCTTATTTTTCATGCTACATTTAAGCATTCTTGGATCAATGACTTGCAATATGAAATGGGAGGAGAAATTGAGTTTGCTACGCTAGGAATAACCGATGATATTTCGAATATGCGGGTCGATGAATCACTCGTTGTGCCTCCTGAAGAAGCGATTGAGCACCCATTTATTACCTATATCTTGAACTATACTGAATATGGATATATCATGCGAAATGAAGATGATGATGTTAATCCTGAGTTGGTCAAATATCTGGTTAAAAATAGAACAGAATTTCAAAAATTGGGCTATGATATTCGTGCCATGCGCTCTTGTATAAATATTTAA
- a CDS encoding alpha/beta hydrolase: MLFDFFFYGLLIFSTFISYNLIPFTTPSNKLLKGIKVLFVIFCGSLWLWQLLLWVLPKGSKIEEAIHLPRHLWMLDHAAFKDGEQKQKVAYGTQQRQYYQYYPAPSSSNQKNTVIFYIHGGGWCLGSPNQHKHLAHLLQKEGYTLIFPAYRLTPEFNYFDLQEDINAALTHSLEFLKTQGIHHPQLIIGGTSAGANLGCLLAYDENRWEKMNLDRSILQGVFSIVGALDIAKMEQTSTLLNYTGQPESATYQLANPVTWINQKDSFNFLCLHGKKDGLVDYAAAVSFCDKLNRVAPNRIDFQSFEQATHIDLGAAWYYDPAMNYGQDSILINWLNKISTPRRTTINLF, encoded by the coding sequence ATGTTATTTGATTTCTTTTTCTACGGTCTTTTAATTTTTAGTACCTTTATCAGTTATAATCTGATCCCATTTACAACTCCATCTAATAAATTACTAAAGGGGATAAAGGTTTTATTTGTCATCTTTTGTGGTAGCTTGTGGCTCTGGCAATTGCTATTGTGGGTTCTCCCTAAAGGATCGAAAATAGAAGAAGCAATACATCTTCCTCGACACTTATGGATGTTAGATCATGCAGCGTTCAAAGATGGAGAACAAAAGCAAAAAGTAGCTTATGGGACACAGCAACGGCAATATTATCAATATTACCCAGCTCCTAGTAGTAGTAACCAAAAAAATACGGTCATATTTTATATCCATGGAGGGGGCTGGTGTCTTGGAAGTCCTAACCAACATAAGCATCTTGCTCATTTGCTACAAAAAGAAGGCTATACCCTCATCTTCCCTGCTTATCGGCTTACCCCTGAATTTAATTATTTTGACCTACAAGAAGATATTAATGCAGCATTAACGCATAGTTTAGAATTTTTAAAAACACAGGGTATCCACCATCCACAATTAATTATTGGAGGCACTTCTGCTGGTGCTAATTTAGGTTGCCTACTGGCTTACGATGAAAATCGCTGGGAAAAAATGAATTTAGATCGTTCCATTCTGCAAGGTGTTTTTAGTATTGTAGGTGCCTTAGATATTGCTAAAATGGAACAAACCTCTACCCTTTTAAATTATACAGGGCAGCCCGAAAGCGCCACCTACCAACTAGCCAATCCAGTAACTTGGATTAATCAGAAAGATAGTTTTAATTTTTTATGCCTACATGGAAAAAAAGATGGTTTAGTGGATTATGCAGCAGCCGTTTCTTTTTGTGATAAATTGAATAGAGTAGCACCTAATCGCATAGATTTTCAAAGTTTTGAACAAGCAACCCATATTGATTTAGGAGCAGCTTGGTATTACGATCCAGCCATGAATTATGGGCAAGACAGCATCTTAATCAATTGGTTAAATAAAATTTCTACACCAAGGAGAACAACCATAAATTTGTTTTAG
- a CDS encoding TonB-dependent receptor domain-containing protein translates to MRLLGAYIFLFFCYANIGYSQYTIGGKLTNSEQKPLADVFIILAPTNATTTTNAKGQYIFKDIKKGTYVLTIDAVGFQQKSITVELANEDVVVDVGLDSLSVVFEKNVIVDGGEYHLNPAISGVTLLSAKTINVIDLKKCLANQANNNARELFKTVPGLNVWENDNSGIQLNIGGRGLNPNRTSNFNTRQNGYDISADALGYPETYYTPPAQSLQRIEVLRGAASLQFGTQFGGMLNFVMKQGAEDKKFEFVTENTYGGFNFFNTFNSIGGTVANKKFNYYAFYQYKRGDGWRPNANFEVHNGYAQIEYRPTSKWTIRAEQTVMQYLAHQPGGLTDAEFSQNARQSKRERNWFRVNWNLSALTIDYKFSPLTQLNIRNFALFADRQSLGNLEAINRPDYGEARDLIKGRYMNFGNETRLVHRYKFLKSTSAFVAGVRIYKGYTEQKQGYSNRDTTGSLADFTFVEAAKGILKSNYRFPSFNFAAFAENYFSITDKFSVTPGIRFEYIQTEAEGYYQDLIVVPSSVGWDTIRNEAIDEYRTNSRAIVLAGIGLSYKLQKNLEIYGNFSQNYRGINFNDMRISNPNQEVDPNLKDEYGFNADLGFRGSYKGLFNFNATLFYLNYRRRIGNIQLERPNKDNPLIIEPYTLRTNVGDARVLGAEIFVEADFWKLFSKTKNTPFSLTVFTNFSVLDGRYTQTANSSAAGKQLEFVAPIILRTGLSFAYKTLKLSYQYSFTSQHYSDATNAELVPTAVVGIIPSYGVMDISASYQWKWFTLQTGINNLTDEVYFTRRATSYPGPGILPADGLSFYITLRFNIGVN, encoded by the coding sequence ATGCGATTACTAGGGGCATATATATTTTTGTTTTTTTGCTATGCTAACATTGGGTATAGCCAATATACAATAGGAGGAAAGTTGACGAATAGCGAACAAAAACCTTTGGCTGACGTCTTTATTATTTTAGCACCGACCAATGCTACAACTACTACCAATGCTAAGGGGCAGTATATATTTAAAGATATAAAAAAAGGAACTTATGTACTTACTATAGATGCAGTAGGTTTCCAACAAAAGAGCATTACTGTAGAGCTTGCCAATGAGGATGTTGTCGTTGATGTTGGCTTGGATTCATTGTCTGTTGTGTTTGAAAAAAATGTAATTGTTGATGGCGGTGAATACCATCTAAATCCTGCGATTAGCGGCGTGACACTCTTGAGTGCAAAAACAATCAATGTTATTGACCTAAAAAAATGTTTGGCAAACCAAGCCAATAATAATGCAAGGGAATTATTTAAAACAGTTCCTGGATTAAATGTTTGGGAGAATGACAATTCTGGAATTCAACTGAATATTGGAGGGCGTGGTCTAAATCCAAATAGAACCTCTAACTTTAATACTCGCCAAAATGGTTATGATATTAGTGCAGATGCTTTGGGCTATCCTGAAACCTACTATACGCCACCTGCTCAGTCTTTGCAACGTATAGAAGTCCTAAGAGGTGCTGCTTCTTTGCAGTTTGGGACACAATTTGGAGGGATGCTTAATTTTGTAATGAAGCAAGGAGCAGAAGACAAAAAGTTTGAATTTGTTACAGAAAACACCTACGGTGGCTTTAATTTTTTTAATACCTTTAATAGTATAGGGGGAACTGTCGCCAATAAAAAGTTTAATTATTATGCGTTCTATCAATACAAACGTGGCGATGGTTGGCGTCCTAATGCTAACTTTGAAGTGCACAATGGATATGCCCAAATAGAATATAGACCTACCTCCAAATGGACGATTAGAGCGGAACAAACTGTTATGCAATATTTGGCACATCAGCCTGGAGGTTTGACAGATGCAGAATTTTCCCAAAATGCTCGCCAATCCAAAAGGGAACGAAATTGGTTTCGAGTCAACTGGAATCTAAGCGCCTTAACAATAGATTATAAATTTTCACCTTTAACACAACTCAATATTCGAAACTTTGCTTTGTTTGCAGATCGTCAATCGTTGGGCAACCTAGAAGCCATCAATCGTCCAGATTATGGAGAAGCACGGGATCTAATCAAAGGACGTTATATGAATTTTGGGAATGAAACACGTTTAGTACACCGCTATAAATTCTTAAAAAGTACTTCTGCATTTGTGGCAGGAGTAAGAATTTATAAAGGATATACAGAACAAAAACAAGGTTACTCCAATAGAGATACTACTGGTAGTCTAGCTGATTTTACTTTTGTTGAGGCTGCTAAGGGAATTCTAAAATCCAATTATCGTTTTCCAAGTTTTAATTTTGCAGCCTTTGCTGAAAACTATTTTTCTATTACCGATAAATTTAGCGTAACACCAGGTATACGATTTGAATATATTCAGACCGAAGCCGAGGGCTATTATCAGGATTTGATTGTCGTACCTAGTAGTGTGGGCTGGGATACCATCCGAAACGAAGCGATTGATGAATATAGAACCAATTCAAGAGCCATTGTTTTGGCAGGGATAGGGCTGAGTTATAAATTGCAAAAAAACTTAGAAATTTATGGTAATTTTTCTCAAAATTATAGAGGGATTAACTTTAACGATATGCGAATTTCCAATCCTAATCAAGAGGTAGATCCCAATTTGAAAGATGAGTATGGTTTTAATGCAGATTTAGGGTTTAGAGGAAGTTATAAAGGATTATTTAATTTTAATGCCACTCTATTTTATTTAAATTACAGACGACGAATTGGCAACATTCAATTAGAGCGCCCCAATAAAGACAACCCACTAATTATAGAACCCTATACGTTGCGTACCAATGTAGGAGATGCACGAGTATTAGGAGCAGAAATTTTTGTAGAAGCTGATTTTTGGAAGCTATTCAGTAAAACCAAAAACACTCCCTTTAGCTTAACTGTTTTTACCAATTTCTCTGTGCTGGACGGGCGATACACTCAAACTGCCAATAGCTCTGCTGCGGGCAAACAACTGGAATTTGTTGCACCAATCATTTTGCGTACAGGATTGAGTTTTGCTTACAAAACACTAAAGCTTTCTTATCAATACTCCTTTACTTCTCAGCATTATTCGGATGCGACCAACGCTGAATTGGTGCCTACTGCTGTTGTTGGAATCATTCCGAGCTATGGGGTAATGGATATTTCGGCTAGCTATCAATGGAAGTGGTTTACTTTGCAAACAGGTATTAACAACTTGACCGATGAAGTTTACTTTACTCGCCGTGCTACTAGTTATCCTGGGCCAGGTATTTTGCCCGCAGATGGTCTTAGTTTTTATATTACGTTACGATTTAATATAGGAGTGAACTAA
- a CDS encoding T9SS type A sorting domain-containing protein, whose protein sequence is MKIIYSILLVFSFSLVACSQTVRMITNLPSALSENSGMLISNENAIWLHNDGGDSAKLYRIDTFGTILKTIVVTNATNVDWEDITYDNHGNVYIGDFGNNANARQDLKVYKIPHPDSIVGTTVTAETIHYSYPEQTAYPPSDDQKKYDTEAMIYFQDSLYFFTKDRTTPHLGYTWLYQISADTGTHSAVLLDSFQTGQISYIFEVTGASISADNEKLALLGSNQVWLFSGFTGSRFFDGTAQTISLNSFSQKEALDFIDSSRLYFSNETSLLGGAQLGILDFGNLLLGHPLYTDQHSINEMVAYPNPASEQLNLQVKLNKEATVKVKLFNALGKCVQRKTISKAISGEQVVRLSVDHLPKGTYFIHLICGKQRYCKRIVIAP, encoded by the coding sequence ATGAAAATTATTTATTCTATCCTCTTAGTGTTTAGTTTTAGTTTGGTGGCATGCAGTCAAACGGTGCGAATGATTACTAATTTGCCCTCCGCTTTATCTGAAAATTCGGGTATGTTGATTAGCAATGAAAATGCAATATGGCTTCATAATGATGGGGGAGATTCTGCCAAACTTTATAGGATTGATACGTTTGGTACAATACTCAAAACTATTGTTGTGACAAATGCAACCAATGTTGATTGGGAAGATATTACTTATGATAACCACGGAAATGTATATATTGGAGATTTTGGAAACAATGCCAATGCAAGGCAGGATCTAAAAGTGTATAAAATCCCTCACCCCGATTCGATTGTTGGTACTACTGTTACAGCAGAAACGATTCATTATTCCTATCCAGAACAAACGGCCTATCCGCCTAGTGATGACCAAAAAAAATACGATACGGAGGCGATGATTTATTTTCAAGATTCGCTGTATTTTTTTACCAAGGATAGGACGACACCCCATTTGGGTTATACTTGGCTCTATCAAATTTCAGCAGATACAGGAACCCATTCGGCGGTATTGTTGGACAGCTTTCAAACAGGACAAATTAGCTATATTTTTGAAGTAACAGGAGCCAGTATATCTGCTGATAATGAAAAATTGGCACTCTTGGGCTCTAATCAAGTGTGGCTTTTTTCTGGATTTACAGGAAGTCGATTTTTTGATGGCACAGCGCAAACCATCTCACTAAATAGTTTTTCGCAAAAAGAAGCCTTAGATTTTATAGATAGCAGTCGGCTATATTTTAGCAATGAAACCAGTCTACTTGGAGGAGCACAATTAGGAATCTTAGATTTTGGTAATCTCTTATTAGGGCATCCATTATACACTGACCAACATAGCATAAACGAAATGGTAGCCTATCCTAATCCTGCTAGTGAGCAATTGAATTTGCAAGTTAAACTCAACAAAGAAGCAACTGTCAAGGTGAAATTATTCAATGCTTTGGGCAAATGTGTTCAACGAAAAACTATTTCTAAAGCCATATCAGGCGAACAGGTTGTCCGTTTATCTGTCGATCATTTGCCCAAAGGTACTTATTTTATTCACTTGATTTGTGGTAAACAACGCTATTGTAAGCGCATCGTTATTGCACCATAG
- a CDS encoding septal ring lytic transglycosylase RlpA family protein, which yields MKLLVQILALVIVSTQMVLAAPIEKGLASYYDDSFHGRKTASGEKYDKNKLTAAHKTLPFGTKIRIKNPANGKFVEVVVNDRGPYIKGRIIEVSKKAAQQIDLVKVNVAPVEITVISGPDSKVAASSTQPKTAATPKVAATTKTAAKPKTVTKTAPKTKKVEKKKDNLIVEAKEMETGGLYKMQVLKLQPKGFGVQVAGYSDYESVVQQLAVFQKNWFKGATVFVDELNGKPYYKIILGPMNTREEAVSYCASLKQKYQLKDAFVVDIEALSAKK from the coding sequence ATGAAATTACTTGTTCAAATCTTAGCTTTAGTTATTGTAAGCACTCAAATGGTGTTGGCTGCACCTATCGAAAAGGGACTTGCCAGTTATTACGATGATAGTTTTCACGGTCGTAAAACGGCTAGTGGAGAAAAATATGATAAAAACAAATTAACAGCAGCGCATAAGACGCTTCCTTTTGGTACCAAAATAAGAATCAAAAATCCTGCTAATGGCAAGTTTGTAGAGGTTGTTGTGAATGATAGAGGACCATATATTAAAGGTCGAATTATTGAAGTATCTAAAAAAGCAGCTCAACAAATCGATTTGGTAAAAGTTAATGTTGCTCCTGTAGAAATTACTGTTATTAGTGGCCCTGATAGCAAAGTTGCAGCGAGTTCTACCCAACCCAAAACAGCGGCTACTCCTAAAGTTGCAGCAACAACAAAAACAGCAGCTAAACCTAAAACGGTAACTAAAACAGCACCTAAAACCAAAAAAGTAGAGAAGAAAAAAGACAATCTAATTGTTGAAGCCAAGGAAATGGAAACTGGTGGCTTATACAAAATGCAGGTATTAAAACTACAACCTAAAGGGTTTGGTGTTCAAGTAGCAGGGTATAGCGATTATGAATCTGTTGTTCAACAATTGGCGGTGTTCCAAAAAAACTGGTTCAAAGGAGCAACCGTTTTTGTAGATGAGCTCAACGGAAAACCTTATTATAAGATTATTTTAGGGCCTATGAATACTAGAGAAGAAGCCGTTAGTTACTGTGCAAGTCTCAAACAAAAATACCAGCTAAAAGATGCTTTCGTAGTTGATATAGAAGCATTGTCGGCTAAAAAATAA
- a CDS encoding DUF6089 family protein, with protein MQKTFILWCLVMLGTTAGFSQNGYRPAYPLEIGVQAGTSQFLGDLGGQPGVGKGFIIDTDIQSVRPTFGIFGRYNIGGHFAARVDLSYLQFHGDDKLSGVGFSATSSRDNVDDAWFRYYRNLNFRTHVFEASIAAEIIPYNFELGGGYKNYSVLSPYGFIGVGIFAFNPEGLYNGNWIELKPLSTEGQGLVDGRAPYDLVQLNIPMGFGVKWSYNDTWALALEVNHRMTFTDYIDDVSGDYVSDESVFDANMDPTTASLAKAMARRSTELDPGNINGIVTAPGEQRGDPKDNDAYYTVTIRFSFYLDTDNMGSGKRYGCPVW; from the coding sequence ATGCAAAAAACATTTATTTTATGGTGTTTAGTTATGCTTGGAACAACAGCTGGTTTCTCCCAAAACGGCTATAGACCAGCATACCCTTTAGAAATTGGAGTGCAAGCAGGAACCTCCCAATTTTTGGGTGATTTAGGTGGCCAACCAGGTGTTGGTAAAGGTTTCATCATTGATACTGATATTCAATCTGTCAGACCTACCTTTGGGATTTTTGGACGATATAATATAGGTGGTCATTTTGCTGCACGAGTTGATCTTAGTTATTTGCAGTTCCATGGCGATGATAAACTTTCGGGAGTTGGTTTTTCAGCTACTAGTTCAAGAGATAATGTTGATGATGCTTGGTTTCGATATTATCGTAATTTGAATTTTAGAACGCATGTATTTGAAGCAAGTATAGCGGCTGAAATCATTCCTTATAATTTTGAATTGGGTGGAGGATACAAAAACTATAGTGTATTGTCTCCCTATGGATTCATTGGTGTAGGTATTTTTGCCTTTAATCCTGAAGGACTTTACAACGGCAACTGGATAGAACTAAAACCATTGAGCACAGAAGGTCAAGGTTTGGTTGATGGTCGTGCTCCTTATGATTTGGTACAGCTCAATATCCCAATGGGATTTGGTGTTAAATGGTCTTATAACGATACTTGGGCCTTAGCTTTAGAAGTTAATCATAGAATGACATTTACGGATTATATCGACGATGTTTCTGGTGATTATGTTTCGGACGAGAGCGTGTTTGATGCCAATATGGATCCAACAACTGCTAGTCTAGCCAAAGCAATGGCTCGTCGTTCTACTGAATTAGATCCAGGAAATATCAATGGTATTGTTACTGCTCCTGGCGAACAGAGAGGAGATCCAAAAGATAACGATGCTTACTATACGGTAACGATCCGTTTTAGCTTTTATTTAGATACAGACAATATGGGAAGTGGCAAACGTTATGGTTGCCCTGTTTGGTAA
- a CDS encoding alpha/beta fold hydrolase — MSELFVNPETMNSNYIIIDNIKLHYLEAGKGEVVLMLHGFPTSSHLWRNVMLPIADSHRVIALDLPGYGWSEKPLTASYSFKYYARILSEFLYQLDINEVNLVVHDLGGPVGLLWAVQHPKLVKRLALLNTLVYAKFSWGVILFGIAIKLPGVKNWLSSPSGIAAAIRFGMEHKQKLNEDIIANYKAPFIEKKARKALLKTASNLSLKGFKEIEEKLPLFKIPVRAIYGVNDKILPKVKETMERVKKDLPQTVITAIPNCGHFLQEDEPELVGKLLSEFLNE; from the coding sequence ATGTCAGAATTATTTGTCAATCCCGAAACAATGAACAGCAACTACATTATTATAGATAATATAAAATTGCATTATTTGGAAGCAGGAAAAGGAGAGGTCGTATTGATGTTACATGGCTTTCCTACTTCCTCTCATTTATGGCGAAATGTAATGTTACCAATTGCCGATTCACATCGAGTAATTGCATTGGATTTGCCAGGGTATGGTTGGTCTGAAAAGCCATTGACTGCTTCTTATAGCTTTAAATACTATGCACGAATTTTATCCGAATTTTTATATCAATTGGATATCAATGAGGTAAATCTAGTTGTACACGATTTAGGGGGACCTGTTGGTTTGTTGTGGGCGGTTCAGCATCCCAAATTGGTCAAAAGGTTAGCCCTGTTAAATACATTGGTTTATGCTAAGTTTTCGTGGGGAGTTATTCTTTTTGGAATTGCTATCAAACTTCCTGGGGTAAAGAACTGGTTAAGTTCTCCTAGTGGTATTGCGGCTGCTATTCGATTTGGAATGGAACACAAACAAAAGCTAAACGAGGATATTATAGCAAATTATAAAGCACCTTTTATAGAGAAAAAAGCAAGAAAAGCTTTGCTCAAAACAGCGTCTAATTTAAGCCTAAAAGGGTTTAAAGAAATAGAAGAAAAATTGCCCTTATTTAAGATACCTGTTCGGGCTATTTATGGTGTCAATGATAAAATTTTGCCCAAAGTAAAAGAGACCATGGAACGGGTAAAAAAAGATTTGCCTCAAACTGTTATTACTGCCATTCCAAACTGTGGGCATTTTTTGCAAGAGGACGAACCTGAATTAGTCGGAAAATTACTAAGTGAATTCTTAAATGAATAA